The window CGGCCGGGCGGATCTCCTCCCGTTGCTCCAGCAGCCCGGCCAGGGCCCGCACGGTCGAGGGGCTGGTGAAGGTCACCCGGTGAGGCCGCGGATTGAGCGCCGTGCGCAGCGCCTCCGCATCCCCGGCGGCGGCCACCCGGTAGGCGGCCACCTCCACCACCTCCGCCCCGCGGGCCCGCAGGCGCTCCGCCAGCTCCCGGCGGGCGATGTCGGCGCGGGGCAGCAGCACGCGGCGGCCGGCGACTTCCCCCAGCCCCTCCGCCATGGCCTCCGAGAGATAGACCGCCGGCTGGTAGGCCGCCTGCAGGCCGTAGCGTTGAAGGGCGCGGGCCGTCGCCGGGCCGATGGCCCCCAGGCGGACCCGGGCCAGCTCCGCTGGCGATCGGCCGGCGGCGATCCAGCGCTCCAGGAAAGCGTGGACCCCATTGGCGCTGGTGAAGAGGATCCAGTCGAAGGTGAGGGCCTGCCGCACGGCCTCCTCCAGGGGGCGGGGATCCTCCGGCGGCCGGATCTCGATGGCGGGAAGCAGCACCGGGATGGCGCCCAGGGCTGCCAGCTGCGCCGCCAGCCCTTCCGCCGCCGGACGGGGTCGGGTGATCAGCACGCGGCATCCCTGCAGCGGTGGCGTCCGGCTCATCCGGCTTCCTCCAGGATCCGAATCGCCCCTTGGCTCCGGAGCCGTTCGGCCAGGGCGCGGCCCAG is drawn from Thermoflexus hugenholtzii and contains these coding sequences:
- a CDS encoding uroporphyrinogen-III synthase, producing MSRTPPLQGCRVLITRPRPAAEGLAAQLAALGAIPVLLPAIEIRPPEDPRPLEEAVRQALTFDWILFTSANGVHAFLERWIAAGRSPAELARVRLGAIGPATARALQRYGLQAAYQPAVYLSEAMAEGLGEVAGRRVLLPRADIARRELAERLRARGAEVVEVAAYRVAAAGDAEALRTALNPRPHRVTFTSPSTVRALAGLLEQREEIRPADLPAVCIGPVTAAEAVALGFPIAAVAREHTQEGLIRALIESWGRNPSSSPEG